From Sphingorhabdus sp. SMR4y:
ACCCTGGGGATTGGCCTGGGTCGGCTTGCGGTGACGAACAGCTATGTTCACACCGGAAACAATGACCTTGTCGTCTTTCGGCATCACCTTGGTGACTTCACCCGACTTGCCCTTGTCCTTGCCGGACAGAACGACGACGGTATCGCCTTTTTTGATTTTTGCATTGGCCATGATTAGAGCACCTCCGGCGCAAGGCTGATGATTTTCATATGCTTTTTCGCACGCAGTTCGCGAACCACGGGGCCAAAAATACGGGTGCCGATTGGCTCCTGGTTGTTGTTCACCAGAACCGCAGCATTGCTGTCGAACCGAATGACAGAACCGTCTTTGCGACGGATGTCCTTCTTCGTACGCACAATCACCGCACGGTGAACGTCGCCCTTCTTGACCTTGCCGCGCGGCGCTGCTTCCTTGATCGAAACGACAATGATGTCGCCGACGCCGGCAAAGCGACGCTTCGAGCCGCCCAGCACCTTGATGCACTGCACGCGTTTGGCGCCGCTATTGTCAGCGACCTCCAGGTTCGATTGCATCTGGATCATGGATCCAATTCCTTCTTCATATACCCGGCAAGCCAGGCGTTTCCTACTTCGTCACCCCGGCAGATCCGGGATATTCTAAACTATTCGGCAGCTGGTGATGCTTCGGCCGTATCTTCTGCCGCAGGCTTCACTGGCGCCTTGACCTTTTCGTCCTTCGGATCGCTGGCCGTAATCTCGCTGACCGTCGGCGTTGCGATACCGGCTGCTGCGCCGACCCGCTCCAGAACCTTCCAGGTCTTCAGCTTGGAAATCGGACGGGTTTCTTCAATCCGTACGGTTTCACCCAGGCTGATTTCATTCTTTTCATCATGCGCGTGATATTTTTTCGAGCGCCGGATGATTTTTCCGTAAAGCGGATGCTTCACCTTGCGTTCGACATTGACGACAACAGTCTTGTCGCCCTTGTCTGACACGACAGTGCCGGTGAGAATACGTTTTGGCATATCGGTTCCTTACGCCTTTGCTTCTGCGGTCGCCGCGTTTGCACGCTCGGCCTGCAATGTTTTGATCCGGGCGATCGTGCGACGCACTTCCCGTGTCCGGCTTGGTTTTTCGAGCTGATTGGTCGCAGCCTGAAAGCGCAGGTTAAAGGCCTCGCGCTTCAGTTCGCCCAGTTCGGTCTCGAGCTGATCGTCGGTTTTGGTCCGCAAATCTTCAGTTTTCATGCTCATCTAGCTTAACCTTCCAGATGTGACGTGTCGCCGAGGCGAGCCACAACCTTTGTCTTGATCGGGAGCTTCATCGCTGCCCGCTCGAAAGCGATCGCTGCAATCGGTCCGGGAACGCCGTCCAGTTCGAACAGGATCCGACCTGGTTTAACCCGAGCAGCCCAATATTCCACAGAGCCCTTGCCCTTACCCTGACGAACTTCGGCAGGCTTCTTGGACACTGGCACATCCGGGAATACCCGGATCCACAAACGGCCCTGACGCTTGATGTGACGCGTGATCGCACGACGAGCCGCCTCGATCTGGCGCGCGGTAATCCGTTCAGGCTCCATGGCTTTCAGGCCATAACTGCCGAAGTTCAGGGTCGTGCCACCAGGGGCCTTGCCCTTGATCCGGCCTTTGAAAGCCTTGCGGAATTTATGTTTCTTGGGTTGCAGCATGATGCTCTACCTATTCCTCAAAAATCAACGTTGGTGCTGCGGACGGACGCCGGACGTCTGTGCTTCAACATTCAACCGGTCCTGAGCCATCGGGTCATGACCCAATATCTCGCCTTTGAAAATCCAGACCTTGATACCGATAATACCGTAAGCGGTCAGCGCTTCATATTCGGCATAGTCGATATTGGCGCGCAGCGTATGGAGCGGCACGCGGCCTTCACGATACCATTCAACGCGGGCAATTTCTGCTCCGCCCAAACGGCCACCGCAAACAATTTTGATGCCTTCAGCGCCGAGACGCAGAGCCGACTGAACCGCACGCTTCATGGCACGACGGAATGCAACGCGGCGGATCAGCTGATCACCAATGCCCTGCGCTACCAGCTTCGCATCGACTTCCGGCTTGCGGATTTCGACGATGTTCAGGGAAACGTCACCGGACGACATTTCGCTCAGCTTGCGACGCAGTTTTTCGATATCCGCGCCTTTCTTGCCGATGATAACACCAGGGCGAGCAGCATAGATGGAAACGCGACAAGTTTTGGCCGGACGCTCGATCACAACCTTCGAAATCGCTGCCTGGGGCAGATTCTCGAAGATATATTTCCGCATCTTGATGTCTTCCATCAAGAGATCGCCATAGTTGGAACCTTCCGCATACCAGCGGCTGTCCCAGGTCCGGTTGATCTGCAGGCGAAGCCCGATAGGATTACTCTTTTGACCCATGGTTACGCCTCTTCCTCTTCATGCTCGCGGACAACGATGCGAACGCGGCTAAATGGCTTGATAATCTTGGCTGAACGGCCACGCGCACGCGCCTTCCAGCGCTTCATCGTGATCGACTTGCCGACGCTCGCTTCATGAACGATCAATGCGTCGACATCCAGATTGTGATTATTCTCGGCATTGGCGATAGCTGAAGCGAGAACCTTGCTGACATCCTTGGCCATCGCCTTTTTGGAGAAGGACAGAATGTTCAATGCTTCTTCCGCTTTCTTGCCACGGATCAGCTGTGCAACCAAGTTGAGCTTCTGGGCAGAACCACGGATGGAATTGCCTACAGCCAAAGCTTCATTGTCGCCAACACGGCGGGGTGATGATGCCTTACCCATTATTTCTTGCCTTTTTTGTCAGCGCCATGGCCGTAATAGTTACGCGTAGGTGCGAACTCGCCAAGCTTGTGACCGACCATGTCTTCATTCACCGAAACCGGGATGAATTTCTGACCGTTGTAAACGCTGAAGGTCAAGCCGACGAAATCAGGCAAAACGGTAGAACGACGCGACCAGGTCTTGATCGGCGCACGCGCGTTGTTTTCCTGCGCAGTCTGCGCTTTTTTCAGCAGGTGGAGGTCAACAAACGGACCTTTTTTGATGGAACGAGCCATGCTTACCTCTTCTTCTTCGCGTGACGCGACCGGATGATCATCTTGTCAGTCGATTTGTTGCTACGGGTACGAGCACCCTTGGTTGGCTTACCCCATGGCGTAACCGGATGACGACCACCGGAAGTCCGGCCTTCACCACCACCATGCGGGTGATCGACTGGGTTTTTCGCAACACCGCGAGTAAGAGGACGACGTCCCTTCCAGCGGGTACGGCCTGCCTTGCCGAAATTCTGGTTCGAATTGTCCGGATTGGACACCGCACCAACGGTCGCCATACAGTCAGAACGCAGATAGCGCTGCTCGCCGCTTTTCAGGCGAACAATAACCATACCGCGGTCACGACCGACAATCTGGACATAAGCACCGGCCGAACGAGCGATCTGACCGCCCTTGCCTGGCTTCATTTCGACATTGTGAACAATCGTACCAACCGGCATTTGCGACAGCAACATTGCGTTACCGGGCTTCACGTCGGTCTTTTTGCCGGCCAGCACAGTGTCGCCAACATCGAGACGCTGCGGTGCCAGAATGTAGGACAGCTCGCCGTCTTCATATTTGATCAGCGCGATAAAGGCGGTGCGGTTGGGATCATATTCGATCCGTTCAACAGTCGCAGCCATATCCCATTTGCGCCGCTTGAAATCGACGAGACGATATTTCTGTTTATGGCCACCGGCGATGCCACGCGAAGTGACATGACCTTTGTTGTTCCGGCCACCCGTCTTGTTCTTGCCTTCGACAAGCTTCTTGACGGGCTTGCCTTTCCAGAGGCCGCTCTTGTCGACCAGGATAAGACCACGCCGGGCGGGGCTTGTCGGTTTATAGGATTTTAATGCCATGTGCCCTTAAACTCCCGTGGTGATGTCAATGGTTTGGCCTTCAGCCAAAGTGACAACAGCCTTCTTGATGTCATTGCGAGTGTAGGGACGACCCTTCCACTTCTTGGTCTTGCCCTTTTGCACCAGCGTGTTGACGTTTTTGACTTTGACATCAAACAACGCCTCGATGGCGGCCTTGATCTGCGGCTTGGTTGCGGTGTTCGCAACCTTGAATACCACAGCATTATGCTCGCTGAGCAAGGTCGATTTCTCGGTGATGTGCGGGCCGACAATTACGTCATAATGACGAATATCGACAGCTTCTTTTTTAGCCATTGAAGCGCGCCTCCAGCTTTTCTACCGCTGCGCGCGTCAGCACCAGGGTTTCATGGTTCAGAATGTCATAAACATTGGCACCGGCAGCTGGCATCACATTGACACGGGGAATGTTGTTCGAAGCCTTCGAGAAAGCGTCATTAACAGTGTCACCGTCCATGATCAGGGCCGACTTGCCGAAACCGAGCTTTGCGATATTGGCCAGGAGCGCCTGTGTCTTGGCTTCCTTCAGCTCAATATTTTCAAGCACGATCAAATTGTCGTTCTTCAGCTTGTCGCTCAGCGCCATCTTCAGACCCAGCGCGCGAACCTTCTTGTTCAGCGAAGGATTGAAGTCACGCTTGCGGGCACCGTGGGCCTTACCACCACCGATGAAGATCGGAGCACGACGATCACCATGACGAGCGGTACCACCACCCTTCTGATTGCCGTACTTCTTGCCGGTCCGGGCAACGTCGGAACGCTCGCGGGTCGGACGGGCCGTTCCGCGTGCTTTTTCGCGCTGCCAGTTGACGACACGGTGAAGAATGTCTGCACGCGCTTCGATACCGAAGACGTCATCATTCAATTCGATATCGCCTTTGGCTTTCGCGTCGAGGGTTTTCACTTTCAATTTCATGGCTTAGCCCTCCTTCCCTGCATCATCCGCGGCATCAGACTTCTCGTCAGCCGGCTTTTCTGCGGGAGCATCGGCCGCTGCCGCTACTTCTGCGTCGGTCGGACCGGCAGGCGTTTCGATCGCTGCATCCGCCTCGATCATGCCTGCTGGCGCATCTTCCGTGGCCGTCTCATCCGCGTTACGGCGCATGGCACCGGGGAATGGAACACCTTCGGGAAGAGCAACCTTGACGGCATCCTTGACCAGCAACCAGCCGCCCTTGGAACCAGGAACGCTGCCACGCACAAAGATCAGACCGCGGTCGGCATCTGTGCGGACGATTTCCAGGTTCTGCTGCGTGCGATTGCGCGCACCCATGTGACCGGCCATCTTCTTGCCCTTGAACACCTTGCCCGGATCCTGATTCTGACCAGTAGAACCGTGTGCACGGTGAGAGATGGAAACACCGTGAGTTGCCCGCATGCCGCCGAAACCCCAGCGCTTCATCGCACCAGCAAAGCCTTTACCCTGGGTAACACCCTGGATATCAACCATCTGGCCAGCAATGAAGTGGTCTGCAGTTACGGTAGCACCGATGGGGAGCAAAGCATCTTCGCTATCGACCCGGAATTCGGCAACTCGCGCCTTTGGCTCGACTTCTGCCTTGGCAAAAGCCTCACGCTGCGGCTTGTTAACATTTTTCGCTTTACGGGCACCAGCACCAAGCTGAACGGCAAAATAGCCATCACGTTCCTGATTGCGGGCTCCAACAACCTGACATTCTTCCAGGGAAAGAACGGTAACCGGCACATGCCGTCCGTCTTCCTGAAACAAGCGGGTCATCCCCATTTTCTTCGCGATCACGCCTGTACGCACGATCAATCTCCTTCACAGAGGCCGAACGAACCATTTCGTCCGGCTTGCCAGCCCAAATTGTCATGCGTCACCCCGTCCGGGCTGTAATTGTTCCGGAAAGTCCGGAACGAGACGGAGGACGCTGCCCGGTTAAATCCGGCGGTATCCTGTCGTTGTTCAATCTTCGCGCGGGCGAAGATGTCAGATCATCCGGCTCAGGCCAGCTTGATCTCGACATTTACACCAGCAGCGAGGTCAAGCTTCATCAAAGCGTCGACCGTCTGCGGCGTGGGCTGCACGATATCGAGCAGCCTTTTATAGGTCCGTACCTCGAACTGCTCGCGCGACTTCTTGTCTACGTGCGGCCCGCGGTTGACGGTGAATTTTTCTATGTGCGTTGGCAAAGGTATCGGTCCACGGATGAGCGCGCCAGTGCGGCGTGCGGTGTCAGCGATATCGCCAGTCGCCTGATCGAGAACCCGATGATCGAATGCCTTCAAGCGAATGCGAATATTTTGCGTTTCCATGTACCTGTTACCAATGTCAAAGAGCCAAAAATAAACCGCCCCGATTTTCTAGTGAAAACGGCCGGAGCGGCGAAAAAACTGGCTGCCCGAATCACCGATCCGGGCAGCGAGGCGTTCCTATATTACTTTGTTACGTTGCTGACAACCCCTGATCCAACGGTACGTCCACCTTCGCGAATAGCGAAACGGAGACCCGGATCCATGGCGATTGGAGCAATCAACTTCACGCCGATGGTGACGTTGTCACCAGGCATAACCATCTCGGTGCCCTCAGGAAGGATCACTTCGCCGGTTACGTCGGTCGTACGGAAGTAGAACTGCGGACGATAGTTGGCGAAGAAAGGCGTATGACGGCCACCTTCGTCTTTCGACAGCACGTAAACTTCAGCCGAGAACTCGGTGTGTGGCGTAATCGATCCTGGCTTGCAGAGAACCTGGCCACGCTCAACAGCATCGCGGTCAACGCCACGGATCAAGGCACCAATGTTGTCGCCAGCCTGACCGGAGTCGAGCAGCTTGCGGAACATTTCAACACCGGTAACGGTGGTCTTCGTGGTATCCTTGATACCGACGATTTCACACTCGTCGCCAACATTCACGATGCCGGTTTCAACACGGCCGGTAACAACCGTACCACGACCGGAGATCGAGAACACGTCTTCGATCGGCATCAGGAAGTCCTGGTCAACCGGACGCTCTGGCTGAGGAATGAAGTCATCGACAGCTTTCATCAGCTCAAGGATCTTTTCCTTGCCGATGTTGTCGTCGCGGCCTTCCAGCGCAGCCAGTGCAGAACCGGCAACGATAGGAATATTGTCGCCGTCAAAGTCGTAAGACGAAAGCAGTTCGCGGATTTCCATTTCAACCAGCTCGAGCAACTCTTCGTCGTCGACCTGATCAACCTTGTTCATGAAAACAACAAGCGCCGGAACACCAACCTGACGAGCAAGCAGGATGTGCTCGCGAGTCTGTGGCATCGGACCGTCTGCAGCGTTAACCACGAGAATGGCACCGTCCATCTGCGCAGCGCCGGTGATCATGTTCTTCACATAGTCAGCATGGCCTGGGCAATCGACGTGCGCATAGTGGCGAGCTTCGGTTTCATATTCGACGTGTGCGGTCGAAATGGTGATGCCGCGCTCACGCTCTTCAGGCGCCTTGTCAATATTTGCGAAGTCCACTGCTGCACCGCCGGTGGTTTCAGCAAGAACCTTGGTGATCGCCGCGGTCAACGTCGTTTTACCGTGGTCAACATGACCGATGGTGCCGATGTTGCAGTGCGGCTTGTTGCGCTCAAACTTCTCTTTAGCCATTTTATATTACCTCTGATTTTCTATCGTCTTGATAGTCTGCGCCGCGCTTTGGCGAGACTCTCTAATTCTGTCAACACCCTTTTGCCGGTCCGGGGAATTTCCCGTCGAACCCGAGCAGAAGGAAAGCGCGTTACCTCGAAAAGGAGTGGCGGTTAAGCCATTTTCTCCTTGATCTCTTCGGCCACGTTGCTCGGCACTTCCTCATAGTGAGAGAATTGCATCGAATATTGTGCACGACCCTGCGTGAATGACCGCAACTCGTTCACATAACCGAACATGTTGGCCAGCGGCACCATGGCGTCCACAGCCTGGGCGATACCGCGCGTGTCCGTACCCTGGATCTGGCCACGGCGGGAGTTGAGATCGCCGATAACGTCACCAAGATATTCTTCCGGTGTAATGACTTCAACCTTCATGATCGGCTCAAGCAGCTTGATGCCGGACTTCTGCGCCGCTTCGCGCATTGCTGCACGGGCTGCGATTTCAAAGGCCAGCGCCGAACTGTCGACGTCATGATAGGCGCCGTCATAGACACGGATGTTGAAGTCGATGATCGGGAAGCCGATCAACGAACCGGTTTCTGCGGTTTCGCGCATGCCCTTTTCAACCGAAGGGATATATTCTTTCGGAATATTACCGCCCTTGATTTCGTCTTCAAAGGTAATGCCCGCTCCGCGTTCGCCTGGCGTGACTTCGAACTTGATACGCGCGAACTGACCGGAACCACCGGACTGTTTCTTATGCGTATAATCGATGTCGACAGCCTTGCCGAGCGATTCGCGATAAGCCACCTGCGGCGCACCGACATTGGCTTCGACCTTGAATTCGCGCTTCATGCGATCGACGAGAATGTCGAGGTGAAGCTCGCCCATGCCCTTGATGATCGTCTGGCCCGATTCGTGGTCCGTCGAAACGCGGAAGCTTGGATCTTCTGCGGCCAGACGGTTCAGGGCAACGCCCATCTTTTCCTGGTCAGCCTTGGTTTTTGGTTCCACCGAAAGCTCGATCACCGGCTCTGGGAATTCCATCCGCTCCAGAATGATCGGATGCGCGGAATCACACAGCGTGTCACCGGTTGTGGTCGTCTTCATGCCCGCCAGAGCAACGATGTCGCCGGCAAAGGCTTCTTCAATGTCCTTACGGTCATTGGAGTGCATTTCGAGAATACGGCCGACTTTTTCCTTCTTGTCCTTGACCGAGTTCAGCAAGGTGCCCTTTTCCAGCTTGCCGGAATAGATGCGGCAGAAGGTCAGCGTACCCACGAACGGATCGTTCATGACCTTGAACGCGAGAGCCGAGAACGGTTCGTCGTCGGACGACGGACGCGTATCTTCGGTTTCGCCGTCGAGCTTCACGCCCTTGATGGCAGGAACGTCGAGCGGGCTCGGCATATAGTCGACAACCGCGTCGAGCAGTGGCTGGACGCCCTTGTTCTTGAACGCGGAACCACACAGAACCGGCACGAAGCTCTGGTTCAGCGTGCCCTTGCGGATCAGCGACTTCAGCGTCGCGACATCCGGCTCGTTGCCCTCGAGATATTGCTCCATGACAT
This genomic window contains:
- the rplB gene encoding 50S ribosomal protein L2 translates to MALKSYKPTSPARRGLILVDKSGLWKGKPVKKLVEGKNKTGGRNNKGHVTSRGIAGGHKQKYRLVDFKRRKWDMAATVERIEYDPNRTAFIALIKYEDGELSYILAPQRLDVGDTVLAGKKTDVKPGNAMLLSQMPVGTIVHNVEMKPGKGGQIARSAGAYVQIVGRDRGMVIVRLKSGEQRYLRSDCMATVGAVSNPDNSNQNFGKAGRTRWKGRRPLTRGVAKNPVDHPHGGGEGRTSGGRHPVTPWGKPTKGARTRSNKSTDKMIIRSRHAKKKR
- the rpsS gene encoding 30S ribosomal protein S19, giving the protein MARSIKKGPFVDLHLLKKAQTAQENNARAPIKTWSRRSTVLPDFVGLTFSVYNGQKFIPVSVNEDMVGHKLGEFAPTRNYYGHGADKKGKK
- a CDS encoding 50S ribosomal protein L23; the protein is MAKKEAVDIRHYDVIVGPHITEKSTLLSEHNAVVFKVANTATKPQIKAAIEALFDVKVKNVNTLVQKGKTKKWKGRPYTRNDIKKAVVTLAEGQTIDITTGV
- the rplC gene encoding 50S ribosomal protein L3 codes for the protein MRTGVIAKKMGMTRLFQEDGRHVPVTVLSLEECQVVGARNQERDGYFAVQLGAGARKAKNVNKPQREAFAKAEVEPKARVAEFRVDSEDALLPIGATVTADHFIAGQMVDIQGVTQGKGFAGAMKRWGFGGMRATHGVSISHRAHGSTGQNQDPGKVFKGKKMAGHMGARNRTQQNLEIVRTDADRGLIFVRGSVPGSKGGWLLVKDAVKVALPEGVPFPGAMRRNADETATEDAPAGMIEADAAIETPAGPTDAEVAAAADAPAEKPADEKSDAADDAGKEG
- the rplP gene encoding 50S ribosomal protein L16; translated protein: MLQPKKHKFRKAFKGRIKGKAPGGTTLNFGSYGLKAMEPERITARQIEAARRAITRHIKRQGRLWIRVFPDVPVSKKPAEVRQGKGKGSVEYWAARVKPGRILFELDGVPGPIAAIAFERAAMKLPIKTKVVARLGDTSHLEG
- the rplD gene encoding 50S ribosomal protein L4; translated protein: MKLKVKTLDAKAKGDIELNDDVFGIEARADILHRVVNWQREKARGTARPTRERSDVARTGKKYGNQKGGGTARHGDRRAPIFIGGGKAHGARKRDFNPSLNKKVRALGLKMALSDKLKNDNLIVLENIELKEAKTQALLANIAKLGFGKSALIMDGDTVNDAFSKASNNIPRVNVMPAAGANVYDILNHETLVLTRAAVEKLEARFNG
- the tuf gene encoding elongation factor Tu, translating into MAKEKFERNKPHCNIGTIGHVDHGKTTLTAAITKVLAETTGGAAVDFANIDKAPEERERGITISTAHVEYETEARHYAHVDCPGHADYVKNMITGAAQMDGAILVVNAADGPMPQTREHILLARQVGVPALVVFMNKVDQVDDEELLELVEMEIRELLSSYDFDGDNIPIVAGSALAALEGRDDNIGKEKILELMKAVDDFIPQPERPVDQDFLMPIEDVFSISGRGTVVTGRVETGIVNVGDECEIVGIKDTTKTTVTGVEMFRKLLDSGQAGDNIGALIRGVDRDAVERGQVLCKPGSITPHTEFSAEVYVLSKDEGGRHTPFFANYRPQFYFRTTDVTGEVILPEGTEMVMPGDNVTIGVKLIAPIAMDPGLRFAIREGGRTVGSGVVSNVTK
- the rplX gene encoding 50S ribosomal protein L24 translates to MANAKIKKGDTVVVLSGKDKGKSGEVTKVMPKDDKVIVSGVNIAVRHRKPTQANPQGGLERREAAMHISKVAVADPKDGKPTRVRFEKTEDGKMQRIAVKSGEKVDG
- the rplN gene encoding 50S ribosomal protein L14, translating into MIQMQSNLEVADNSGAKRVQCIKVLGGSKRRFAGVGDIIVVSIKEAAPRGKVKKGDVHRAVIVRTKKDIRRKDGSVIRFDSNAAVLVNNNQEPIGTRIFGPVVRELRAKKHMKIISLAPEVL
- the rpmC gene encoding 50S ribosomal protein L29 — protein: MSMKTEDLRTKTDDQLETELGELKREAFNLRFQAATNQLEKPSRTREVRRTIARIKTLQAERANAATAEAKA
- the fusA gene encoding elongation factor G; this translates as MARSHPLERYRNIGIMAHIDAGKTTTTERILYYTGKSYKIGEVHDGAATMDWMEQEQERGITITSAATTCFWNAEDRKGPEHRINIIDTPGHVDFTIEVERSLRVLDGAVACFDGVAGVEPQSETVWRQADKYKVPRMCFINKLDRTGANFKFCVDSIVERLGATPAVLYLPIGIEADLVGLVDLVNQRSITWKNEDLGAEYTYGDIPADMADEAAEYREKLIELAVEQDDDVMEQYLEGNEPDVATLKSLIRKGTLNQSFVPVLCGSAFKNKGVQPLLDAVVDYMPSPLDVPAIKGVKLDGETEDTRPSSDDEPFSALAFKVMNDPFVGTLTFCRIYSGKLEKGTLLNSVKDKKEKVGRILEMHSNDRKDIEEAFAGDIVALAGMKTTTTGDTLCDSAHPIILERMEFPEPVIELSVEPKTKADQEKMGVALNRLAAEDPSFRVSTDHESGQTIIKGMGELHLDILVDRMKREFKVEANVGAPQVAYRESLGKAVDIDYTHKKQSGGSGQFARIKFEVTPGERGAGITFEDEIKGGNIPKEYIPSVEKGMRETAETGSLIGFPIIDFNIRVYDGAYHDVDSSALAFEIAARAAMREAAQKSGIKLLEPIMKVEVITPEEYLGDVIGDLNSRRGQIQGTDTRGIAQAVDAMVPLANMFGYVNELRSFTQGRAQYSMQFSHYEEVPSNVAEEIKEKMA
- the rplV gene encoding 50S ribosomal protein L22 yields the protein MGKASSPRRVGDNEALAVGNSIRGSAQKLNLVAQLIRGKKAEEALNILSFSKKAMAKDVSKVLASAIANAENNHNLDVDALIVHEASVGKSITMKRWKARARGRSAKIIKPFSRVRIVVREHEEEEA
- the rpsC gene encoding 30S ribosomal protein S3, translated to MGQKSNPIGLRLQINRTWDSRWYAEGSNYGDLLMEDIKMRKYIFENLPQAAISKVVIERPAKTCRVSIYAARPGVIIGKKGADIEKLRRKLSEMSSGDVSLNIVEIRKPEVDAKLVAQGIGDQLIRRVAFRRAMKRAVQSALRLGAEGIKIVCGGRLGGAEIARVEWYREGRVPLHTLRANIDYAEYEALTAYGIIGIKVWIFKGEILGHDPMAQDRLNVEAQTSGVRPQHQR
- the rpsJ gene encoding 30S ribosomal protein S10; this translates as METQNIRIRLKAFDHRVLDQATGDIADTARRTGALIRGPIPLPTHIEKFTVNRGPHVDKKSREQFEVRTYKRLLDIVQPTPQTVDALMKLDLAAGVNVEIKLA